ttccgggtataatttcccggcggttccgtttagcgattttcgggcgcaatcgcggaacgaatccccttgcggggccagggggagcgcccctacccgcgatccaaccatcgcgagggttcctttgcgatctaacagcgccttagcccgctatcccaaaaagatttggggcgaaagcAAGCCGTTttgaaaaaatcttcccggtagcggaagcctacaagtgccgaaacacttgtgcttcgcttctacgagaaaattacccataaaaactataaaaacctaaatttacaaaaaaatcacagaagctatttttttcataaaattaaaaacaaactcgtacacgccttcgcacgtggctctgataccactgttgggtttttcgggccacgaaaaccgcattttcgcgtcgcggaaaccccgaatcacccatgccactggatctcgtgcgaaggatagatttcaaaattttacatgtacgagtttctacttagatctacttctagatctacatgaagaaaaaggttatacctttgaagcgcgcccttcgcgaatcccgctcgtccaaggtgccggatctctagaccgtcaagcgtacggtcctctagaagtatccacacgaacaatccttgatggagaagaccaaacaaaggtgtgctagcaccttgtcttgttcggccaagagaggaggagagggagaagaaagagctccaagaggaagaagatgtgaaagcacttgaatgagaaaaatgaattgaatttccattaaaaagtggctggccacttcccaagtgtaacccccaaattttgcattaagtgcaattaatgtgaagccattaaagagaatggctttgtaacttccatgaggtggcaccccatgatgatgtggagtaacatcattagtccacatcaatgccaactcaccaatgaggtggcataaagtcaagtcaaacttgacttttatcttcctctcaagtcaagtcaaacttgaccaaatctcttccatggttgatataatctaaccatttgattcaaaccaatttaatttaatgaaaatttaatataatgaatctaattcattaaattaagttgatctaatgagtcataatttaaattagactcattgaatacatgaatcaacttgagtccaactcaagttagcccaattaggattactcttaatccaatttgattcatcaaatgaatctaatcctcttggttcatcatatgaacctaatctccatctaattgtccttagcgtgtgaccctataggttcttgtaacgttggcaatgaccctaaacccatttaggagcataagtaatgagcggtatctagcaacacatcattactacccaagttacaagaatgttgagatccaacatcaccttgtgactactaattgtgactcctcacaatatatgacaaatgtcctttctatcctagacatctagattgatcaatatgaggcatagaccgtgtcatcctctaatcaatctaaatcttgaactccaagtagactcactaaatcaaatgagctcaatatctcatattaactcatttgggcatgagctcaatatctcatattgactcatttgggcatggtcatgcacttcgtggtctcactctatcaagaatatcgatgtctctcccgtcatataggagggatagatcacatctacatcactcacatccctccgcataatttgttacatacccagcaatcgcctttatagtccacccaggtacgggtgacgtttgacgaaaccaaagtacataactccttatgtagggaaccatggtgacttcaggtctaaggactagtagtcatactaatagccacatgagaaagtatatgacactcatataacgatccatgatactttctcatagcgggtcattcagtatacattcttcaatgcatactcatgtgtctacttgatatctctatatccatgacttgtgagatcaagtcatcgagttgacctacatgctagtcttattgcattaacattgtccctgaatgttaatactcgactaggaatgattaagagtagtgttccctatatcatctcactatcggttcaactaaccgattgatataggtgagaaccgtctgctcaaggacattattatacttagtttatttgacaccaatacaagtaagtataataaccaaaaatcaaatgtatttatttatatatagaatatgatacaacaagtccaaaatacaatcatcaaatgattaactCTAGGACTCTAGCTAACATCTAATAAATCAACCACTTCTACCTTGTGCTTGTGGAGAGACTCTATATATGCATCCTTATCGTCCTTAatcattttgtttttattttttagtcTGAGCATGAGACTGCTTCTGCAACTCCTGAGACTGCTTCTGCAACTCCTGGATCTCTTGTAGGTTCTTCGTCAACTGGGAAAGATAGCAAGAGACCAGTAGATataaattgcaattctaatattGATGGACTTAATTCAATAAGTATTTTCTCTAATACAAGGGCCTCTATCATCTTCTTTATTAATGCTGCACGTGTGATAAGCCACTTCCCACAGACAATTCTCGAAAAGACAGTTGGACTAATTGATTTTTATAATTGTGATATGTTCACACATCTAAACCTATTGTGAAAAATACTTGATTAAGGATTTAAATCACACAAACGATAGTTGTAATGCTCAAACTTATTAATTTATACAAAGCCTTTGAGCATTGGTTTTTGTGTGTTCTCCAGACCCTCTAGATTACTCTCAATGGTAGAATGTTTCGAATGGCTTCTATTTGAAGGGTCATGTTGCCACCAATGTATTTATATATGGCCTCACACCAATTATACTTGCTTATATTATCGAAATAATCTATATAATCTATTAGTAATAATGTAGATAGTATATATCTATTGCTAGTAGTGGAAAAATAGACacgtaaaaaaaaatacaatatgaACAATTGACAATACAGAATGTCAACATTAATAACTTCTTCTCTTTTAATTTTCTGAAGCAAATTTTCAATATCCTTCTTTGAACATTCTCCATCTTTAAAATGAGCTTCAATATCCTACGGAAGTATATATATCTATAGGAACTATATCTCCATAGTCATGATGTAGTGCTACTATTAGAGAAATATCTTTTCTTGAGAAGCTCcaccttatattttaaaatatgaaaCATCTAATTTCAACATTCCCGTTATGAAATATGTAATCCTCTTATGTGTAAATTGTTTGGAATGTCTAGGCCCTATGCAAATGAAGTTCTTTTAAACAGTAAGACCGGCTACTCACTAGGTTCCACAAACTTTATAAAGTTCTTGAACTATATCAAACTACTTTTCcattatatttgttttttttatgcCCGTAAGACTTCACTTCTATAATTATCACTTAAAGATTTAAAATCACTTTGAAATCATTCGGACCTACAACACAAATACAAGATTTCTTATTCACAATATTGAAATTAAGCAAACTCCATTAGATACAATAAGGTGAATTGAACTTATATCAATTACCAATGTATTCAAATAGAATTTATTATCTAGTTTCTACTACGTATAAAAGTTAGCTGCTAGCTTCTGTTAGATTTTACACCATGTAGAAACTAATAACTTCTACACTATGTAGATCACTGTATATTCTTTGTAATAGCTAATGTTCACATCTAAAGAATTTAGATGACTAACACTGTATAACTTTTGCTGCTTGCTACAAGATTCTAGTAAATTCTAAATGTTGTAAAAACTCTAAAATCTTAAATGAAAGCTTCGGGCTGAAAAATTTAAAACCCCTATAATATtacattgatttcatcttctattCAAGATCCTATTACATAcctttgaatttatttttgatatttgaaGAGGAAAATTGAAGTAGTTGCGAGAGTTGAAGCGGAAAGGAGAAACGTCGGCTTGTGATCTCTGAAAAAACAAAAATGCCCTTTTGGAATTAGTCAGCTGATtgggattcaaagttaaaaacCCTAGACCCTTTAATCCGGTCCATAATATCAAATTCCGGTTCATAATCTCAAATTCTTGAACAAAAAAAAAGCAAGTCAAATGGATGCACATCTGACAACAATGCAACTAATGGGCGTTCAGATTTTTGCCCAACAAATATTTCCGCCCAAGTAAACAGATCGCTAAATGCGACCTCTTCTTCCCCTGTTCCCGTTTCGACGCCGCTCTGCTCTTTACCGCCCCTGTTTGGCCATCGCGAAGGGCCGCCGCCTCCGCAACTTCCAGTGGACGGAAGAGGTTATAGATTGCTCTGGTAGTATCACGCCGGGGAGCGGCGAAGCAGAGAGGACGTGATGGCGTCGTCGGTGGCAGAATCGGCGTTGGCCCACGGACCTGTGATGAGCATGATGAAAAAGCGCCTTCGCTCCCTGCGCAAGAAACTCAACCGCATCTTGCAGATGGAGGATACCCTCGCCCAAGGGAAGCTGCTCAACAAGGAGCAGAAAGAATTCCTCCGCTCCAAACCCACAATCGTCATTCTCATCAACGAGTACGAGAAGCTCCGGGCGCCCCTCGCCGCCGCCGTCCAGGAGGAACTCGACCGCGCCGCTTTCACCGCCGCCTCCCCTGCCCCCATCCCTCAAGAAGAAATCCCTGTCCCCGCCGGTGTCAAGGAGGAGCGGGATCGGGCCGTGATGGACGTTTTGGCCTTGGTCTATTTCGGGTGCATGTTCGATGTCAAGCCGCAGAGCGAGTTCGCGGCGATGATGCTGACCAGGATGCACGAGCGTGGCTGCTGCTTGACCTACGACTACGTGACGGATGATGCCACCGACCTTTTGAGGGAGCATGATCTTGATGCGATATCGGGGCTTGCCTCCCTTGTCACCTCGCGGTCGGTCTACTCAGGCGTCTCTCATAAGGACACTCTCCAGGCCTGCCTTCAGCACGCGAAGCTCTGGCTTGTCAACGCTGATCAACCTATCCACTCTGGGGCATCTCTTACATGTTCGTGTTTTTCCGCTATGGGATTGATAGGTTTCTTTTTTCTACTTCCTTTGTTGGTTTTGACTTACATCTCGTGGACGATTCAGATGCCGGATTGAGAGAAAAGTTGAACAAGATATTGGCTTCAGACTACTTCACCACGACGCCAGAGATGAAGGCCCCTGGTGATCTCGCAGCTGCTGTGGGAAAGTATGGCGCTTCTTGTCAGGTTCAGTTTAGTGAATCAATGACTGTGCCCTCATCAATGGTTCAATCTGAAGATGTGGAAGTTCCCATTGTGCCTCAGGTGAATGTGAAacacctgtttttttttttttttttgttcattcaACCTATCTGTCAGGTTTTTGTGATTCATATGCTTAACCAATGGTTCAACTGATACCGTGGGAAGTGAAATTATTAAAGTAGAAACAGTGCTAagtatttcaatttttcataaactAGGTTTTTGGCATGCACCAATTGTGGACAAAATAGGTCCTAATAGCTATGGATTATTGTTCTATTGCCATAATCATCCTTAAATCATCAGGAAGTAATGATCTTAGTTCTAAGATGACTATCGATATCTGGCTTATGTTGGAAAAGTAGAGCAACTAATGTTGAATGAATATATCACCTGCAATACTCCATAGGAATCAAACAGTATTGGCAGCAGGTTTACTCGACCATTAGTTCTATGGTTTCGTTTGAATGTAGGATAGTTACTATGCTGGAAAAAGAGCAAATTCTTCTTGCATTTTTTTGTGGGTCTGCTACATTACATATTCCAGTTATTCATGTTTGACCCCTGATTCCCACTAGTGCATCAAAGTGTACAGGTTAAGCATTAGTATGCGTGTTAAAATGACTCCAAAACCCTTACTTTTGGAAGCTCTCTGATGGTTTTAAACCTAAATCATGACAATTATGTGATTGAAGAGAGTGGGCATTGTGGAGATCTAATACACATTTGTAGTACAAAAGAGAGCTGGGTCAATAATGTTACATCAACTACAGGCCTATAGCTTAGTAGAATATATGGacgggaaaggttttaagcttagtagattaaagacagaatatatgaaatttaagtttagcaatattaaaagTAATGAGATAATTGctaagataggagaggatgagttgctcggaatcgagagatttaaatatttaggattatttttgcaaaacgatggagggattgagcacatgactcgagcacatgagcagaagatgagagttgtagagatgaggatgttaaggtagatgtgtagatatacgaggatggacaaaataagaaatgagagcattagagagaaagtcggagttgcatctattgaggaaaaactccgagagatacgtttaagatggtacgaacatgtatTTAGAGGACCAAtgaatgctccagttaggcgatgcgaaactatgataaacatgcatatcaaacgaggaagagagagattaaaaaaagacttgattagcaacaataaaacaagataaaatttatttaaatatagatgatgatatagtaggagataaagctcaatggcgtaaaaggattcatacagctgaccccacctagtgggaaaaggctagggatgtaaacgagccgaaccgagccgaaccgagccgaacagtattaggctcgagctcgactcgtttaagttatattcgggctcgagctcggctcgaactcgaatcgagcttttatcacaaggctcgagctcggctcgttttagaattatcaagctcgcgaacaatttgagctcggctcgttattagctcgattatcaaagttaacgagcctaactcgttaagcgagctcgggctcattTTCGGGTTTGTTTAGATCTCGTTTTTgactcgtttagagctcgtttttttgctcattttaaagttcattttaagactcattttagagctcgtttttctGGCTCGTTTTAGAACTCGTTTTTTTGCTCAGTTTAAGGCttatttttttggctcgcgagtctataaatgaacatgttcgcgagctcacgagctgaatatccttaagctcgagctcggctagataaaactgtcgagcttgaAATCGAGCTCGTGCTCGGcttgataagataaacgaacgaactcgaacgagctttttaccgatcgagctccgaatagctcacgaaccgtttgattcatttacatccttagaaaaggcttggttgttgtagTTGTAGTAACTACATGCCTATAGCTCCACCAAATTGCATTTTCCCCATGAGATACTTGTGATTCTGCAATGTGTGGATTTAATGTGGATATTTGAATTTTGACTAAAAggtcattttgatttttttatttgtgCTGTTTCTGATATCTAAGTTTTAATTGATATTTGAATTACAGTTCACCACTTTTTGCAATTATTCAATCGCCAGGTATAACATTTGGGTTTAGCCATGTCTATTTTCACAATCATGGCCTTGTGCAAGGAATGATGTAGAAAGTGAATggttgaaaatgaaattttagaaattcgTTGCATCCACAGGGTGGTGTCAACATTGTTGGCATGTAGGCAAGCTTATGTTGGCTTAATCTTCATGATTATGTTCAATTTGTACATCTGCTTCTGATTCTTGTGGACTGATCACATGAGAGAtctctaatattttattttattatggacCTCATATTTATGAACATACACATGATAGGAAGGCTTTTGGTCTTCCCTTTCCTCAAAataaaaatgggaaaaaaaaattcatattggAGACCTTCAGATtcatttctttcttcttcaattcAGTTATAAGGCATGTGGAAAACTAAAACTTTATTCACTTGAGTGGATGGATAGGAGATGGAGGGAGATAAGGAGGGGAAAGGTCATAAAATGACTAGTGCATTTTTGTAATGCTTTCCCTCTATTCCTCTTCTAGTTATCCACCCAAGTAACCATCATCAACACAGAGAAATATATATGCTAGTAATGGGGGCTTGGATCCATTGGGACTAGATTAGACAACATAGAAAGTTTGAATAATAGGTGTCTTTTGCAGATTAATCAATTTCTTCAAACCATTTGTTAATTTATTTAAGGGAAAACCCCAACACAAATATATCATTTAGATAATACCATTCCAAATTATACCATGCATTCTGATTGCAATTACATCAGTGCACGTCTAGGAAACTCCTAATAGCATTCTTCATTGACAACTGAATGGAGGAAGATGTAGAGGAAGACGTTAATGCTTTAGATGAATCATTGGAGATATAAGTTTAGGATACATAATGTGCATTGTATTCTGTTGACACCCTCACCAGATGAAGTGCCTCATCCTTTAGATGACATGTGGGAATGCATGATCATCTTCGATACATTGATTAAATATGGGAATAAGACTTGTAAAATTGTCAAAGTTGGTGGAAGTCGGATAAACATATTCTATGTATTTATGGGGGTAGATTCAAGTATTACATCTTAGGTAACCCCTCTAACCATACACATGTATCATATATAAGTATTGGATTAATACTATTACATCTAGGCATTTTTACATTTACTTAATCATAaggagtacttacaatctccacTACCTCCATCACTAAGATACAACTTGCATTTTGACAACATCCTCACCCAAGTCTCACTCATACAAAACTTCTTAGGTGGATCAAACCCCTTTATGATTCACAGATAGGTTGTTAGTGTTCATCCAAATAAGTGATTATTGACAAAATTTGGTGCGATGACTTCCCCATGAATGTTGCCTCTAACTTGGTTGTATGACCTCTTACACCATGGAAGGAAAGATACATATGCCTTTAAACATAAGGAGAGGACTATCAGGCTTAATCTGCAAACCTATTTAACCAACCTTCAAGAAAACTAGTCATAAAAACAAATCAAACCCTTAATGTCCCCACTCAGATGCAACTTCATAGGGAACTGAAAGTTTCAATGTAATGCCTACCTTGGAGTCCCTGCCTGATCCAATTATCAGCCTTTAAGATTAAATAGCttctaaatttttcaaaaaaaatcattTAGATGAGTCACTTGATGACTTCCGTTAACTTGAAAAGAAATTACAGATCCAGAAGACTCCAAGTTCAATACCTAAAGAGATGATAATCAAAGTCCCTACATCATTTAGTGGCCTTTTCCTGAGAAAAAAAGACAAGTGATTCACATCAAACATGCTACTGATCACATAATCAACACTATTCCTACCTCAATTGGAGACGTTTTTCCTAAGACAAATAAATCTTCAATTGAGTTCCAAGACGTAATTCTAGAAAACCTTCTGTGGACATACGCCCTTCAAGAAATTTATAACATGCCATTTATCATAAGTTGAACTCATAGTTATTGAATCCTTCACAACAGTGAGTCAAAAACATCAAACTAAACTAAAACAAAGAAGATGACAAATCAAGCATGTGAGGCTCTTTTGTACCAATATAAAACTTTTTTTTGATAGTTCTATTAAGGAAAATTTAGCCTTTGTTTTTAGCTGTTGATTTTCCTAAGCTTGCTTTCCTTGAGTTTTGGTGTCAACTCTCAACAGCATTATTTCCAGACATTTTGGACTGATAGTTGAGATGCAGATAACAATTCCATATTTTGAGAATTTGCAATGTTTCATTTATTGGAGAGGATAACCAAGAGAAAGATGGCAACAACTAATCATGTCAAGTTTTTGTTGAGGAGAATGTTGTAAATAAAATAGCCTAAGCTAAAACTCCTTCAGTCAAAATCAAACCAATTTTGGGCCTAAAATGCTATTTAATTCTGGAGggtctaaaatataaattttgtttTGTATGTACTcggatataattttattattatttttttatttttctatttctagTAAACCTACGTTAGCATGCCTGAGTCTTATGAGATTTGTCTGTTACAAGGTCTATAAGAGAGGCTCCTCTCGTTATAGCAATAATGCAATGTTTCTATTTCAGTGATTATTTTTTCTCTTGCAAGATCTATCCCATGAGATTAGTAATTGGAGACACATTCATTTGATTGCTGCATCAGTACATCTAATGTACAAGTCTCGAGTTCTGTCTCTCCATTTCATCACTCTTAAGGAAACAATTATAGGCTCTAGGTTTCATGGTGGACCTAACCTTCAAGGATGTCTTTCAATTTGTATCTGGAAAACCTTTCTTTTTTATTTAGGACATTTCTTGTTGCAGATTTTCTAGGTTCTTTCGAGTTAAGACTCTGTTGGACATGGGTAGGTTACCTTATAATTTTTGATAAAGATCATGGAACAGATTTTCTTATCAAGGGTTCATGAGGTTTTGCTCATGGAATGGGGGAGTATTTTTTGATAACTAAGTTCACTCCAGGAAAAAATCATGCCTATAATTTTAgctttaataaatattattaatgataaaaaACTGTGACTCAGTATTAGTGGTTGAAGCTGTGCAAAACAATTGAGTGAATCTCTCTTTATCCATGGTTGATCCGTGTTAATAATGTGGTCAGATGGGGAGGTTTTTAGTACAACCTGCAAAACTTTAGTCTCCTTCATTTAAGCATGTTCTTATACTTTAGAAACATAATATGGTTAGCACCTCCATCTAATCTTTTGAACATTGGACTG
This region of Zingiber officinale cultivar Zhangliang chromosome 9A, Zo_v1.1, whole genome shotgun sequence genomic DNA includes:
- the LOC122021352 gene encoding uncharacterized protein LOC122021352 yields the protein MASSVAESALAHGPVMSMMKKRLRSLRKKLNRILQMEDTLAQGKLLNKEQKEFLRSKPTIVILINEYEKLRAPLAAAVQEELDRAAFTAASPAPIPQEEIPVPAGVKEERDRAVMDVLALVYFGCMFDVKPQSEFAAMMLTRMHERGCCLTYDYVTDDATDLLREHDLDAISGLASLVTSRSVYSGVSHKDTLQACLQHAKLWLVNADQPIHSGASLTYAGLREKLNKILASDYFTTTPEMKAPGDLAAAVGKYGASCQVQFSESMTVPSSMVQSEDVEVPIVPQEDQQQEFQLSEVHPDHEVSLVDEQLNMGATDPPVSYGAVVASNQEQENQKVDLEDLNLREVEQREHQYNSRGIYHNNQGGIRGPDNRRGYHDNGRGGRGGNGGYQNGRSRYHDSTYSKHYYNPKGSGGQSSGAANYTDHGSHVASNVDLDTRT